CCATGCCTACGACCAGCCCGAAATCTGCGCCGGTCAGGGCACTATCGGCCTCGAGATTGCCGAGCAGACCGGCGGCGCTGCCGACACCGTCCTGGTCGCCGTGGGAGGGGGCGGTCTGCTGGCCGGCATCGCCGCGGCACTCGAAGGCCAGGCCCGCGTCGTTGGTGTCGAGCCTTCCACCGCTCCCACACTGAACACCGCACTCGCCTCCGGAGGTCCGGTGGACGTCGGCGTCTCCGGCGTTGCCGCCGACTCGCTCGGCGCGTCGCGGCTCGGCGGCATCGCGTACGACGTCGCGGTGCGAACCGGGGTGGGTTCGGTGCTCGTGGACGACGCCCACATCGTCGAGGCGCGGCGCCGCCTCTGGACCGACTACCGTATCGTCGTCGAGCACGGTCCGGCGACGGCGGCGGCCGCGTTGTTCAGCGGCGCTTATCAGCCCACAGAGGGCGAGCGGATCGTCGTCGTGCTCTCCGGCGCCAACACTGACCCGTCGGATCTGGTCTGACGCCCGTCGGCCACCGCCGATAGGGCATTCGAGAAGCTGGAGGAACACCAATGTCGGCAAGCCACCAATACGAACTCGTCGTCGAATGGACCGGCAACCGAGGAATCGGGACGTCGGACTACCGCGCGTACGGGCGAGAGCACGACGTGCGCGCCGAAGGAAACGCGACGACGATCTCCGGTTCGGCGGACCCTGCGTTCCGGGGCGACCCGGAACGGTGGAACCCGGAAGAGCTGCTGGTGGCTTCGCTTTCGCAGTGCCACATGTTGTGGTTCCTGCACCTGGCCGCGGTAGCCGGCGTCGTCGTGACGGAGTATGTCGACTCGCCGGTCGGCACCCTGGAAATGGACA
This sequence is a window from Phytoactinopolyspora mesophila. Protein-coding genes within it:
- a CDS encoding OsmC family protein, yielding MSASHQYELVVEWTGNRGIGTSDYRAYGREHDVRAEGNATTISGSADPAFRGDPERWNPEELLVASLSQCHMLWFLHLAAVAGVVVTEYVDSPVGTLEMDKKGGGSGQFTEVILRPSVTVADGSMIEKVAGAHEKAAEKCFIARSVNFPVKHEPSTRPAP
- a CDS encoding serine/threonine dehydratase; the encoded protein is MIDVSDVKAARARLRGHIRTTPVFEIDPAHVAPAARVWFKLEQLQHTGSFKVRGAFNRIRTAIEEGQLVVGGTGVIAASGGNAGLAVAYAAAEHGVTAQVYVPETAPPVKVKKLRALGADVRQVGTKYADAYETAIQRAEETDALFCHAYDQPEICAGQGTIGLEIAEQTGGAADTVLVAVGGGGLLAGIAAALEGQARVVGVEPSTAPTLNTALASGGPVDVGVSGVAADSLGASRLGGIAYDVAVRTGVGSVLVDDAHIVEARRRLWTDYRIVVEHGPATAAAALFSGAYQPTEGERIVVVLSGANTDPSDLV